The following are from one region of the Silene latifolia isolate original U9 population chromosome 9, ASM4854445v1, whole genome shotgun sequence genome:
- the LOC141598882 gene encoding ureide permease 2-like, whose amino-acid sequence MYLVESKGGAIACMLLSLMFLGTWPAVMAYLERRGRLPQHTYLDYSITNLLAAVIIAFTLGQIGDGTPDMPNFVTQLYQDNWPSVLFALAGGVFLSIGNLSTQYAWALVGLSVVEVVSCSITVVIGTTLNYFLDDKINKASVLFPGVGCFLIAVILGSAVHSSNASDDRKKLRHLSNGLEDNAVEIKDVSNIAQTSFKKDPEKGKEINAEAGFGTAEFLIELENTRSIKVFGKSIWLGLAITFFSGVCFSLFSPAFNLATNDQFHLLKKGVPHLVVYTAFFYFSVCCFVVAIILNIVFLYRPILNLPKSSFTAYLKDSNGRGWAFLAGFLCGFGNGLQFMGGQAAGYAAADAVQALPLVSTFWAVVIFGEYRKSSRRTYILLISMLLMFMVAVGVLMASSGHRK is encoded by the exons ATGTATTTGGTGGAGAGTAAAGGAGGAGCAATAGCATGTATGCTGTTATCCTTGATGTTCTTAGGGACATGGCCAGCTGTTATGGCTTATCTCGAAAGACGGGGCCGTCTTCCTCAACATACTTATCTTGATTACTCAATTACCAATTTACTTGCTGCTGTGATTATAGCCTTCACACTTGGTCAGATTGGAGATGGTACTCCTGATATGCCGAATTTCGTCACTCAGCTTTATCAG GATAATTGGCCATCTGTGTTATTTGCATTGGCAGGTGGAGTTTTCCTTAGTATCGGAAATCTATCCACGCAGTATGCGTGGGCTTTAGTCGGTTTATCAGTTGTCGAGGTGGTTTCTTGTAGCATTACTGTTGTAATAG GCACGACATTAAACTATTTTCTGGATGACAAAATCAACAAGGCTTCAGTCCTTTTTCCGGGTGTTGGTTGTTTTCTGATAGCAGTCATTCTAGGCTCTGCTGTTCATTCATCTAATGCTTCCGATGACAGAAAAAAGCTCAGACATCTCTCAAACGGGCTTGAAGACAACGCAGTAGA GATTAAGGATGTCTCAAACATCGCTCAAACGTCCTTTAAAAAAG ATCCAGAAAAGGGTAAAGAAATCAATGCAGAAGCAGGGTTCGGGACTGCAGAATTCCTTATAGAACTCGAGAATACGAGGTCCATCAAG GTTTTTGGCAAGAGCATTTGGCTAGGGCTAGCCATAACATTCTTTTCAGGTGTATGTTTCTCCTTATTCTCTCCGGCATTCAACCTAGCTACGAACGACCAATTCCACCTACTGAAAAAAGGGGTTCCTCATTTAGTTGTCTACACAGCATTTTTTTACTTCTCAGTCTGCTGTTTTGTGGTTGCCATCATTCTGAACATAGTTTTTCTGTACCGCCCTATCCTGAACTTGCCCAAGTCATCATTTACGGCTTACTTGAAGGATTCTAATGGAAGAGGGTGGGCTTTTCTGGCTGGATTTCTATGTGGTTTCGGAAATGGACTTCAGTTCATGGGAGGACAGGCTGCTGGTTATGCTGCAGCTGATGCTGTTCAG GCACTTCCACTGGTGAGCACATTTTGGGCAGTAGTAATATTTGGAGAGTACAGAAAATCGTCGCGAAGAACATACATTTTATTAATCAGTATGCTGTTGATGTTCATGGTTGCTGTTGGAGTCCTTATGGCCTCTTCAGGTCACAGGAAATAA